A single Phoenix dactylifera cultivar Barhee BC4 chromosome 1, palm_55x_up_171113_PBpolish2nd_filt_p, whole genome shotgun sequence DNA region contains:
- the LOC103707561 gene encoding protein DMP3-like, with amino-acid sequence MAEPSSVIQIANGQDSELRKLDRLTPLRGTTPSQRPLVIDKTLSTAANLAQLLPTSTVFAFHALSPSFSNHGICYTSNKCITLSLVLLCTISCIFFSFTDSFKGTNGKLYYGMATFKSFIVFNYEHSDGDRSKVLEDLSRFRIRWLDYVHTFFSVLVLLALTFSNTNIQNCFFPDSGPNSKQILENLPLGAGFLSSMVFLIFPTPRKGIGYSDMAPHSE; translated from the coding sequence ATGGCAGAGCCATCATCTGTGATCCAAATTGCAAATGGCCAGGATTCAGAACTGAGAAAATTGGATAGGTTGACCCCATTAAGGGGCACTACTCCCAGCCAGAGGCCATTGGTGATCGATAAGACCCTGTCGACTGCGGCGAACCTCGCGCAGCTCCTGCCGACCAGCACCGTCTTCGCCTTTCATGCTCTCTCCCCTTCCTTCTCCAACCATGGCATCTGCTACACTTCCAACAAGTGCATCACCTTGTCGTTAGTTCTCCTTTGCACCATCTCTtgtatcttcttctccttcaccgATAGTTTCAAAGGGACCAACGGAAAGTTGTACTATGGCATGGCCACGTTCAAAAGCTTCATTGTTTTCAATTACGAGCATTCTGATGGGGATCGAAGCAAGGTGTTGGAGGACTTGTCGAGGTTTCGGATACGGTGGTTGGACTACGTCCATACCTTCTTCTCGGTGCTGGTGCTCTTGGCTCTAACCTTTAGTAATACCAATATACAGAACTGCTTCTTTCCGGATTCTGGGCCAAACTCGAAGCAGATCCTCGAGAATTTGCCGCTTGGGGCCGGGTTCTTGTCGAGCATGGTGTTTTTGATCTTTCCAACCCCTCGGAAGGGAATTGGATATTCGGATATGGCGCCTCATTCAGAGTAA